One window from the genome of Moraxella nasibovis encodes:
- the trpA gene encoding tryptophan synthase subunit alpha: MTRIETTFKALKSQNKKALIPYIMAGDPNPAVTVSLLHDLVAHGADIIELGLPFSDPMADGQIIAHAGERALARGTSTLSAIEMVREFRKTNTHTPILVMGYLNPIEIIGYEKFADLCASAGVDAILMVDLPPYEAGDFPKNLHTRTDNPINQIFLLSPTTEPERRAKVIKECSGFIYYVSVKGVTGSKALNVDEVSRQIQIIKSETDIPVCVGFGIRDGVSARALGAVADGVIVGSELVKNFAGVAADDEAAIASARANLLAKMDELRAAIDSI, encoded by the coding sequence ATGACCAGAATTGAAACTACTTTTAAAGCCCTAAAATCTCAAAATAAAAAAGCACTCATCCCATACATCATGGCAGGCGACCCAAACCCTGCCGTTACCGTGTCGCTGCTGCATGATTTGGTGGCGCATGGGGCGGACATCATTGAGCTTGGCTTGCCGTTTTCTGACCCGATGGCAGATGGGCAAATTATCGCTCATGCTGGTGAGCGAGCTTTGGCTCGTGGCACCAGTACGCTGTCTGCCATTGAGATGGTGCGTGAGTTTCGTAAGACCAACACCCATACGCCGATTCTGGTGATGGGCTATCTAAATCCGATTGAAATCATCGGCTATGAAAAATTTGCCGATTTGTGTGCTTCGGCTGGCGTGGATGCGATTTTGATGGTGGATTTGCCACCGTATGAGGCTGGCGATTTTCCAAAAAATCTACACACTCGCACGGACAATCCAATCAATCAGATTTTCCTACTCTCACCCACCACCGAGCCTGAGCGCCGTGCCAAGGTCATCAAAGAATGCAGCGGCTTTATCTATTATGTTTCGGTCAAGGGCGTGACAGGCTCAAAAGCATTGAATGTGGATGAGGTGAGCCGTCAGATTCAAATCATCAAATCTGAGACCGACATTCCTGTGTGCGTGGGCTTTGGCATTCGTGACGGTGTGTCGGCTCGTGCCTTGGGAGCGGTGGCTGATGGCGTGATTGTCGGTAGCGAGCTTGTCAAAAACTTTGCAGGCGTGGCGGCAGATGATGAGGCGGCGATTGCATCTGCTCGTGCCAATTTGCTTGCCAAGATGGATGAATTGCGAGCTGCGATTGACAGTATTTGA
- the accD gene encoding acetyl-CoA carboxylase, carboxyltransferase subunit beta — MSNPAEMATSEPTIWLKRSVPGIKQDRVVVPSAVETEPSTECPNCHSLTTNTSLIFNQYVCPDCDHHLTMSARKRLTWFFDSVSAELGQEFVAGNPLNFVDSKPYPKRMEEAQAATGESEALLVMEGRIKNLELIACAFDFKFMGGSMGSVVGDRFVMAAEKALAERKPLVCFAASGGARMQEGLLSLMQMARTSAAIERLRLAGVPYVVVLTNPVYGGVTASLAMLGDVHIAEPKAMIGFAGKRVIEQTVREVLDEPFQRAEFLLEKGTVDMVVHRHQLVETVHRILTKLAKLPNA; from the coding sequence ATGTCAAATCCAGCTGAAATGGCAACGAGCGAGCCGACCATTTGGCTAAAACGCAGCGTGCCGGGCATCAAGCAAGATCGTGTGGTCGTACCATCGGCGGTGGAGACCGAGCCATCGACCGAATGCCCAAATTGCCATTCTTTAACCACCAATACCAGCTTGATTTTTAATCAATATGTTTGCCCTGATTGTGATCATCATTTGACCATGTCGGCACGCAAACGCTTAACTTGGTTTTTTGACAGTGTCAGTGCGGAGCTGGGTCAGGAATTTGTTGCAGGCAATCCGCTGAATTTCGTGGATTCTAAGCCTTATCCCAAGCGCATGGAAGAGGCGCAGGCGGCGACTGGCGAGAGCGAGGCTTTGCTGGTTATGGAAGGTCGCATTAAAAATTTAGAACTCATCGCTTGTGCGTTTGATTTTAAATTCATGGGCGGTTCCATGGGTTCGGTGGTGGGCGACCGCTTTGTGATGGCTGCCGAAAAAGCCCTAGCCGAACGCAAGCCTTTGGTGTGCTTTGCGGCATCTGGCGGTGCAAGAATGCAAGAGGGCTTGCTTTCATTGATGCAGATGGCACGCACATCGGCAGCGATTGAGCGGCTGCGACTGGCGGGCGTGCCTTATGTGGTGGTGCTGACCAACCCTGTCTATGGCGGAGTTACCGCAAGTCTTGCCATGCTTGGCGATGTGCATATCGCTGAACCTAAGGCGATGATTGGCTTTGCAGGCAAACGAGTGATTGAGCAGACGGTGCGTGAAGTGCTTGACGAGCCATTCCAGCGAGCAGAGTTTTTGCTAGAAAAAGGCACGGTGGATATGGTGGTGCATCGTCATCAGTTGGTGGAGACGGTGCATCGCATTTTAACCAAACTTGCTAAATTGCCAAATGCTTGA
- a CDS encoding bifunctional folylpolyglutamate synthase/dihydrofolate synthase produces MHNTTLTEHDSLSSWLEYIASIHVSAIDMGLDRVLPVAQKLGILKQDLTHLPYVFTVAGTNGKGSTTATIAQICQSAGYKTALYQSPHLVSFTERIKIGGIGIDEPTLVRALASVEQVRLECGLSLSFFEMTTLAAFLIFKEAACDVWVLEIGLGGRLDVVNIIDPDVAVITNVGIDHVDWLGDDIEKIGFEKAGIIRPNIPAILGARQLPNSVFEVVQNNQAYAYQLGRAYEFSEQADGWQYSSPAITLHLPKPKLSLMNAVNAVSAVLASSLEIAPHAIAYGLNQVSLAGRFDHRLLAGRQWLFDVAHNAHGMGFLLEQFIPYWQHHQAKHNAAKLHVVFSMLGDKDIGSVLDLLQASMNDGAFKIATWHIAAIDHVRAMPLSEILSLVNERLDGANIITYENLAAASAGAVATSGEQDLLLVFGSFHTVGEVLTALN; encoded by the coding sequence ATGCACAATACCACGCTCACCGAACACGACAGCCTATCATCATGGCTAGAATATATCGCATCCATTCATGTCTCCGCCATTGATATGGGACTTGATCGTGTGCTGCCTGTGGCTCAAAAACTGGGCATCTTAAAACAAGATTTGACCCACCTCCCTTATGTCTTTACGGTGGCAGGCACGAACGGCAAAGGTTCAACCACAGCGACCATCGCCCAGATTTGCCAAAGCGCAGGGTATAAGACAGCACTGTATCAATCGCCACATTTGGTGAGCTTTACCGAACGCATCAAGATAGGCGGCATAGGCATTGATGAGCCGACACTTGTGCGTGCGTTGGCGAGCGTTGAGCAGGTGCGTTTAGAATGCGGTCTGTCTTTGTCGTTTTTTGAGATGACGACTTTGGCGGCTTTTTTGATTTTTAAAGAAGCTGCCTGTGATGTGTGGGTGCTAGAAATTGGCTTGGGCGGACGACTTGATGTGGTCAATATCATTGATCCTGATGTGGCGGTGATTACCAATGTTGGCATTGACCATGTGGATTGGCTGGGCGATGATATTGAGAAAATTGGCTTTGAAAAGGCAGGGATTATCCGCCCTAATATTCCTGCGATTTTGGGGGCAAGACAGCTACCAAACAGCGTCTTTGAAGTGGTGCAGAACAATCAGGCGTATGCTTATCAGCTGGGTCGTGCCTATGAATTTAGCGAGCAGGCAGACGGCTGGCAATATTCATCGCCTGCCATTACGCTTCATTTGCCCAAGCCTAAATTATCGCTGATGAATGCGGTCAATGCAGTCAGTGCGGTATTGGCATCGTCTTTGGAGATTGCTCCGCACGCCATTGCTTATGGGCTAAACCAAGTGTCGCTTGCTGGGCGGTTTGATCATCGCTTGCTTGCAGGTCGTCAGTGGTTGTTTGATGTGGCGCATAACGCTCATGGCATGGGTTTTTTGTTGGAGCAGTTCATTCCTTATTGGCAGCATCATCAAGCCAAGCACAATGCCGCCAAGCTCCATGTCGTCTTTTCTATGCTGGGTGATAAGGACATCGGCTCGGTGCTGGATTTGTTGCAGGCGAGCATGAACGATGGGGCGTTTAAGATTGCCACTTGGCACATTGCCGCCATTGACCATGTGCGAGCCATGCCGTTGTCCGAGATTTTGTCGTTGGTCAATGAGCGTCTTGATGGGGCGAATATCATCACTTATGAGAATCTGGCGGCGGCAAGTGCTGGGGCGGTGGCGACAAGTGGCGAGCAGGATTTGTTGTTGGTGTTTGGTTCGTTTCACACGGTGGGCGAAGTGCTGACGGCATTGAATTAA
- a CDS encoding LysM peptidoglycan-binding domain-containing protein: MIAKQIILGSALLLGGVVTIFAMTQNNKSAKPDDSVQQPVKETQTVARPVAVPLTADVATEEKVLAQKQREREIYNRQLAKEADALLNEQEQARMLALDKAKQEANPTSSTQISADSASKSELIAVPAVQTRPEAVEAARAAEQKKAAEQKAAQEKQLAEQKAKEAQSTKTADNKAAESKKEQDTKKAKTDQSKSQNKAQNTAKGKHTVVQGDTLIRLSSTYGVPVSALAAANNMSRNDALPLGRTINIPSASEVAKIERSQKQTNAQKPAKTDEKKPASSTNSAYNYSVQVAISPDKAKVDEMVKKYRAAGYQVSTSQTSRGTRVLIGSANSYDEANALKQKLAKDGRVDASGAWVKKLEK, translated from the coding sequence ATGATTGCAAAACAAATAATTTTAGGGTCGGCATTGCTTTTGGGTGGGGTGGTAACGATTTTTGCCATGACGCAAAACAACAAATCTGCCAAGCCAGACGACAGCGTGCAGCAGCCTGTCAAGGAGACGCAGACGGTCGCACGACCTGTGGCGGTGCCTTTGACCGCAGATGTGGCGACCGAAGAAAAGGTGCTGGCACAAAAGCAACGAGAGCGAGAGATTTATAATCGGCAGCTCGCCAAAGAGGCTGATGCGCTCTTAAATGAGCAAGAGCAAGCTCGTATGCTGGCGCTGGACAAAGCCAAGCAAGAGGCGAATCCGACATCAAGCACGCAGATCAGCGCCGACAGTGCCTCTAAAAGCGAGCTGATCGCTGTGCCTGCGGTGCAGACTCGCCCAGAGGCGGTGGAGGCGGCAAGAGCGGCTGAGCAGAAGAAAGCTGCCGAACAAAAGGCGGCTCAAGAAAAACAGCTTGCCGAACAAAAAGCCAAAGAGGCACAAAGCACTAAGACTGCTGACAATAAAGCAGCCGAATCCAAAAAAGAGCAAGACACCAAAAAAGCAAAGACTGACCAAAGCAAGTCTCAAAATAAAGCACAAAACACCGCCAAGGGCAAGCACACGGTGGTGCAGGGCGATACTTTGATTAGACTGTCTAGCACCTATGGCGTCCCTGTTTCGGCATTGGCAGCAGCCAATAACATGAGCCGTAATGACGCTTTGCCATTGGGTCGCACCATCAACATTCCTAGTGCGTCTGAGGTAGCCAAAATCGAGCGCAGCCAAAAGCAAACCAATGCTCAAAAGCCTGCCAAGACCGATGAGAAAAAGCCTGCAAGCAGCACAAATTCTGCCTATAATTACAGCGTGCAAGTCGCCATCTCGCCTGACAAAGCCAAAGTCGATGAGATGGTCAAAAAGTACCGTGCGGCAGGCTATCAGGTCAGCACCAGTCAGACTTCTCGTGGTACTCGTGTGCTGATCGGCTCGGCAAATTCTTATGATGAGGCAAACGCACTCAAACAAAAGCTTGCCAAAGACGGTCGAGTCGATGCCAGTGGTGCGTGGGTGAAAAAGCTGGAAAAATAA
- a CDS encoding DUF2726 domain-containing protein produces MIELVIGLGVVLLALIIWFKRPKQKAVKGDELAIWPFEPMPIMTDSEVLFFKKLQLALPEYLIFSQVQLSRIIEPSDEAGRDRQFWFNRVCRQSVDFVLIDKDCQTVLAAIELDDWTHESQARQKQDAKKDKALASAGIPIMRFHAEKMPSIEMVRMDVIEVLRQFG; encoded by the coding sequence ATGATTGAGCTGGTGATTGGTCTTGGTGTGGTGCTGCTTGCGCTGATTATTTGGTTTAAAAGACCCAAACAAAAGGCGGTCAAGGGTGATGAGCTTGCCATTTGGCCGTTTGAGCCGATGCCAATCATGACTGATAGCGAGGTGCTGTTTTTTAAAAAATTACAGCTTGCCTTGCCTGAGTATTTGATTTTCAGTCAGGTGCAATTATCCAGAATCATTGAGCCAAGCGATGAAGCGGGACGAGACCGTCAATTTTGGTTCAATAGAGTGTGTCGTCAGAGCGTGGATTTTGTGCTGATTGATAAAGACTGCCAGACGGTACTGGCTGCCATTGAGCTGGACGACTGGACACACGAGTCGCAAGCACGCCAAAAACAAGACGCCAAAAAAGACAAAGCTTTGGCAAGTGCAGGCATACCCATCATGCGTTTTCATGCCGAAAAGATGCCAAGCATTGAGATGGTGCGCATGGATGTGATTGAAGTGCTTAGACAATTTGGCTGA
- a CDS encoding c-type cytochrome, which translates to MKSFSKVVAAFAISALALTACSSKTQTADDIKARQDIMQDWRISSDIMKGMTEKPETFDAAAFKEQADSIKASTDHVWSHFADAANKGKAQDAVWSDAAGFKAKADEFNAAATALSDAAANAQSANDVSAPLGKLGESCGSCHKAYKQP; encoded by the coding sequence ATGAAATCATTTAGCAAAGTAGTCGCTGCATTTGCTATATCAGCCTTGGCGCTGACAGCGTGTAGCTCAAAAACCCAAACCGCCGACGACATCAAAGCTCGTCAAGACATCATGCAAGACTGGCGCATTTCTAGCGACATCATGAAAGGCATGACCGAAAAGCCTGAGACCTTTGATGCCGCTGCTTTCAAAGAACAAGCCGACAGCATCAAGGCGAGCACCGACCATGTTTGGTCGCATTTTGCTGACGCTGCCAATAAAGGCAAAGCCCAAGATGCCGTATGGTCAGACGCTGCTGGCTTTAAGGCAAAAGCAGACGAATTCAATGCCGCTGCCACTGCCCTGTCTGACGCTGCTGCCAACGCTCAATCTGCCAACGATGTCAGCGCCCCACTAGGCAAGCTTGGCGAAAGCTGTGGTTCATGCCACAAGGCTTATAAGCAGCCTTAA
- the hemF gene encoding oxygen-dependent coproporphyrinogen oxidase — translation MNNTNDFYAFEDKLAKVRQFLLNLQAQICQALEAQESAGGVDGGSDAKFVIDDWERAEGGGGRSCVLSDGQVIEKGGVMFSHIHINKLPPSASERYPTLAGAKAQAMGVSLVIHPKNPHIPTSHANVRLFVAQPNDGGAPIWWFGGGFDLTPFYPNLSDVVHWHKVAHELCQPFGEEIYPKFKTWCDDYFYLKHRNECRGVGGLFYDDINTATTGWDFEKCFSLMQAVGLGYLDGILPIFDNNKHKAYTADERAFQLYRRGRYVEYNLVYDRGTIFGLQSNGRTESILVSMPPLASWAYRYEPQAGTREFELTDFYLKPKDWLALA, via the coding sequence ATGAACAACACGAACGATTTTTACGCATTTGAAGACAAACTTGCCAAAGTTCGCCAATTTTTATTGAACTTGCAAGCACAAATTTGCCAAGCCTTAGAAGCCCAAGAATCCGCAGGCGGTGTTGATGGCGGTAGCGATGCCAAATTCGTCATCGACGACTGGGAGCGAGCCGAAGGTGGTGGCGGTCGCTCGTGCGTCCTATCAGACGGACAAGTCATTGAAAAAGGCGGCGTGATGTTCAGCCACATTCACATCAACAAACTACCGCCATCAGCATCCGAACGTTATCCGACACTGGCAGGGGCAAAAGCTCAAGCAATGGGCGTATCCTTGGTCATTCACCCAAAAAATCCGCACATTCCCACAAGCCATGCCAATGTGCGACTGTTTGTGGCACAGCCAAATGATGGCGGCGCGCCGATTTGGTGGTTTGGCGGTGGGTTTGATTTGACACCCTTTTATCCCAACTTATCCGATGTCGTCCATTGGCATAAGGTCGCTCATGAGTTATGCCAACCTTTTGGCGAAGAGATTTACCCAAAATTTAAAACATGGTGCGATGACTATTTTTATCTAAAACACCGCAATGAATGTCGTGGCGTGGGCGGTCTGTTTTATGATGACATCAACACCGCCACCACAGGCTGGGATTTTGAGAAGTGTTTTTCGCTCATGCAAGCGGTCGGTCTGGGCTATCTGGACGGCATTTTGCCCATCTTTGACAATAACAAACACAAAGCCTACACCGCCGATGAACGAGCGTTTCAGCTTTATAGACGGGGACGCTATGTGGAGTACAATCTCGTCTATGACCGTGGGACGATTTTTGGTTTGCAATCCAACGGACGCACCGAATCCATCTTAGTCAGTATGCCGCCGCTGGCAAGCTGGGCGTATCGCTACGAACCACAGGCAGGCACTCGTGAATTTGAATTGACCGACTTTTATCTAAAACCAAAAGACTGGCTGGCTTTGGCTTGA
- the ribA gene encoding GTP cyclohydrolase II gives MYQFVSKANLPTVHGDFVIHAFENEHGQEHILLSHGLPCDDTDIIPLIRIHSECLTGDAFGSLKCDCGPQLNFAMKQIIAHGCGAILYLRQEGRGIGLVNKIRAYALQDQGHDTLEANLMLGLPADARTYEMCEVMLKSVGITKAKLLTNNPNKVSGLTELGIDIVERVPLIVGVNPHNEDYLGIKGEKMGHFIQKQTDSH, from the coding sequence TTGTACCAATTTGTCAGCAAGGCCAATCTCCCTACCGTGCATGGGGATTTTGTCATTCATGCCTTTGAAAACGAACACGGTCAAGAACACATTTTGCTCTCGCACGGCCTGCCTTGCGATGACACAGATATCATTCCGCTCATTCGCATTCATTCGGAGTGTTTGACTGGCGATGCGTTTGGCTCGCTCAAATGCGACTGTGGCCCACAATTAAACTTTGCCATGAAACAAATCATCGCTCACGGCTGTGGGGCGATACTCTACTTACGCCAAGAAGGGCGTGGGATTGGGCTGGTCAATAAAATCCGTGCCTACGCCCTACAAGACCAAGGACACGACACCCTAGAAGCCAATCTCATGCTGGGACTACCAGCGGACGCTCGCACTTATGAGATGTGTGAAGTGATGTTAAAATCAGTCGGCATTACAAAAGCCAAACTTCTCACCAACAACCCCAATAAAGTGAGTGGCTTAACCGAGCTTGGCATTGACATCGTGGAGCGAGTGCCATTGATAGTCGGCGTAAATCCACACAATGAAGACTATCTGGGGATAAAAGGCGAGAAAATGGGGCATTTTATCCAAAAACAAACCGACAGCCACTAA
- a CDS encoding 1-deoxy-D-xylulose-5-phosphate synthase produces MPTSATMPSHQPKTFTTIPTARPHTPTLDRVDLPCDLKSLNADELCVLADELREYLLWSVGQSGGHFGANLGVVELTVALHAMYDTPYDKLVWDVGHQAYAHKVLTGRKNELPSIRSKQGLTAFPERGESEYDTFGVGHSSTSISAGLGMSLASRILGENRKVVSIIGDGAMTGGMAFEAMNDAVQQNADLTVVLNDNDMSISQAIGGFSRHLARLWQRGLAFDMDKHGNILMTKREISTDDRRVRHYLHMATDAKETLEKIPAKLGTNLVQNIGNLLGKNAPPMPLSDKIAEKLNDHIFPDNLFKAIGFTYLGPFDGHDLPKLLQVFERAKQLKGAVLIHVHTVKGKGFAPAEADPIKYHAIGKLPKTDTPKTDKPTAKKYSDIFGEWLMDKGDDPKLVAITPAMCEGSGMVEFAKRYPAKFFDVAIAEQHAVTLAGGMATGGLKPVVAIYSTFLQRGYDQFVHDVALQKLDVTFAIDRAGLVGEDGATHAGVFDLAYLRCVPNVIIATPSDEHECYQLLNACYDYQGTSAIRYPRGAGVGREIVKTDEKFEIGKGRIVWQSGQEKPFVVSQSNHDGFSDVLRQAQDERKTIQTNSNKHLVLFNFGTRLADGLKAVEKLENVSVTVCDMRWVKPLDTALIDKLAKTATHIATLEEHQIMGGAGSAVGEYLASAGITLPIKQLGIADKFIAHGSHAEQLAECGIDEKGILESLTKFIN; encoded by the coding sequence ATGCCAACTTCTGCCACCATGCCAAGCCACCAACCCAAAACTTTTACCACCATACCAACCGCTCGCCCGCACACGCCCACGCTTGACCGTGTGGATTTGCCTTGTGATTTAAAGTCGCTAAATGCTGATGAGCTGTGCGTTTTGGCGGATGAACTGCGTGAATATTTGCTGTGGTCGGTCGGTCAAAGTGGCGGACATTTTGGGGCGAATTTGGGTGTGGTGGAGCTGACCGTTGCTCTGCACGCCATGTATGACACGCCTTATGATAAACTTGTCTGGGATGTGGGTCATCAGGCGTATGCACACAAAGTGCTTACAGGGCGTAAAAACGAACTGCCCAGCATTCGTAGCAAGCAGGGCTTGACCGCCTTTCCTGAGCGGGGTGAGAGCGAGTACGACACCTTTGGCGTGGGGCATAGCTCAACTTCCATCTCAGCAGGACTGGGTATGAGCCTTGCCAGCCGTATTTTGGGCGAAAACCGTAAAGTCGTCTCCATCATTGGCGATGGGGCGATGACGGGGGGTATGGCATTTGAGGCGATGAACGATGCGGTGCAACAAAATGCCGATTTGACAGTGGTGCTAAATGATAATGACATGTCCATCTCGCAGGCGATTGGTGGATTTAGCCGTCATTTGGCAAGGCTTTGGCAACGAGGTCTGGCGTTTGACATGGATAAGCACGGCAACATTTTGATGACCAAGCGAGAGATTAGCACCGATGACCGCCGAGTGCGTCATTATCTGCACATGGCAACGGACGCCAAAGAGACTTTGGAGAAAATCCCTGCCAAACTGGGGACAAACCTTGTGCAAAATATCGGTAATTTGCTTGGCAAAAACGCTCCGCCCATGCCCCTATCGGACAAAATTGCCGAAAAATTGAACGACCACATTTTCCCTGATAATTTGTTTAAGGCGATTGGCTTTACTTATCTAGGACCTTTTGATGGGCATGATTTGCCAAAGCTGTTGCAAGTCTTTGAACGAGCCAAACAGCTCAAAGGGGCGGTGCTGATTCATGTGCATACAGTGAAGGGCAAGGGCTTTGCACCTGCCGAAGCCGACCCCATCAAATACCACGCCATTGGCAAGCTGCCAAAAACCGACACGCCTAAGACCGATAAACCTACCGCCAAAAAATACTCGGACATTTTTGGGGAGTGGCTCATGGATAAAGGCGATGACCCCAAGCTCGTTGCCATTACGCCTGCGATGTGCGAAGGCTCTGGCATGGTGGAATTTGCCAAGCGTTATCCTGCCAAGTTTTTTGATGTGGCGATTGCCGAACAGCACGCCGTAACCTTAGCTGGCGGTATGGCGACAGGCGGACTCAAACCTGTGGTGGCGATTTATTCCACCTTTTTGCAGCGAGGCTACGATCAGTTTGTTCATGATGTCGCCTTGCAAAAGTTAGATGTTACCTTTGCCATTGACCGAGCGGGGCTTGTGGGCGAGGACGGAGCGACTCATGCAGGCGTGTTTGATTTGGCGTATTTAAGATGCGTGCCAAATGTCATCATCGCCACGCCAAGTGATGAACACGAATGCTATCAGCTATTAAACGCTTGCTATGATTATCAAGGAACGAGTGCCATTCGCTATCCACGAGGGGCAGGCGTGGGGCGTGAGATTGTCAAAACTGATGAAAAGTTTGAAATCGGCAAAGGGCGAATTGTTTGGCAAAGCGGTCAAGAAAAACCGTTCGTGGTGAGCCAGTCAAACCATGACGGTTTTTCTGATGTCCTTCGACAAGCTCAGGACGAACGAAAAACCATACAAACAAACAGCAACAAACATTTGGTACTGTTTAACTTCGGCACTCGCTTGGCGGACGGCTTAAAAGCGGTAGAAAAACTTGAAAATGTCTCGGTTACCGTCTGTGATATGCGGTGGGTTAAGCCTCTTGATACTGCCTTGATTGACAAACTTGCCAAAACCGCCACCCACATCGCAACCCTTGAAGAACATCAAATCATGGGTGGAGCGGGTTCTGCGGTGGGCGAATATTTGGCAAGCGCAGGCATAACTTTACCGATAAAACAGCTTGGCATTGCCGACAAATTCATCGCCCACGGCTCGCACGCTGAACAGTTGGCAGAATGTGGGATTGATGAGAAAGGGATTTTGGAGAGTTTAACCAAATTTATCAATTAA
- a CDS encoding inositol monophosphatase family protein has translation MEPMVVIASQVAQKVGHEILRAHENRHRVDLAVESKGIDGLVTKIDRYAEELTISLLKESYPNHSFLGEEFGLQEGKGMDAEWCWIIDPLDGTQNFVHGVPHFCVSIAVQKNGVTEHGVVYDPVRDELFTASRGRGARLNQRRLTVSDRKTIAGGLFTTGHPYERMVGETRTSFARQHFASLQAVCENGGQVRRTGSAALDLCYVAAGRFDGYFEMSIKPWDIAAGELIVTESRGVVVDHHGASQAMTTGSIFACNVKLLKPLMQLVIPTWENALIN, from the coding sequence ATGGAACCGATGGTGGTGATTGCATCACAAGTAGCACAAAAAGTAGGTCATGAGATTTTGCGAGCTCATGAAAATCGTCATCGTGTTGATTTGGCGGTAGAATCTAAGGGTATTGATGGCCTAGTCACCAAAATTGACCGTTATGCCGAAGAGCTGACCATTTCTTTATTAAAAGAAAGCTATCCAAATCACTCATTTTTGGGCGAAGAGTTTGGCTTGCAAGAAGGCAAGGGCATGGATGCAGAATGGTGCTGGATCATTGATCCTTTGGATGGCACGCAGAACTTTGTGCATGGCGTACCGCATTTTTGCGTGTCCATCGCCGTCCAAAAAAATGGCGTCACCGAGCATGGCGTGGTCTATGACCCTGTGCGTGATGAGCTATTTACTGCCAGCCGTGGTCGTGGTGCCAGATTGAACCAACGCCGTTTGACGGTTTCCGACCGCAAAACCATCGCAGGCGGTCTGTTTACCACAGGGCACCCTTATGAGCGTATGGTTGGCGAGACTCGCACCAGCTTTGCTCGTCAGCATTTTGCCAGTTTGCAGGCTGTATGTGAAAATGGCGGTCAGGTTCGCCGTACAGGTTCGGCAGCGCTTGATCTTTGCTATGTGGCGGCAGGTCGTTTTGATGGCTATTTTGAGATGAGCATCAAGCCTTGGGACATCGCAGCAGGCGAGCTGATCGTCACCGAATCTCGTGGCGTGGTCGTGGATCATCATGGTGCAAGTCAAGCGATGACGACAGGCTCGATATTTGCATGTAATGTCAAATTGCTAAAACCGCTCATGCAGTTGGTCATTCCGACTTGGGAAAACGCCTTAATCAATTGA
- a CDS encoding bile acid:sodium symporter family protein — protein MDSIISLLLPLCLMVVMAGLGLELTIRDFLRVKDNPKVIIVALFCQLVILVAAAFALCVMLKLPPILAVGMMMLAASPGGATANLFSYLFKGDVALNITLTAVNAIISAVTFPLIVNFAIDYFINDGQALGLQFGKVLQVFAIILLPVIAGMLIRHYHQALASRLERFVRVFAIVFLLLIIVGAVVAERANIISYIEQVGLATALFCMMSLSVGYFVPRWFGVANRQAKACAFEIGIHNSTLAMTIALTIMNSAMMAIPAVIYSAFMYIFGVVFGLLLNKFAPSDHTHAA, from the coding sequence ATGGATTCTATCATTTCTTTATTATTGCCTTTATGCTTGATGGTTGTCATGGCAGGGCTTGGGCTTGAACTGACGATTCGTGATTTTTTGCGCGTCAAGGATAATCCCAAGGTCATCATCGTTGCTTTGTTTTGCCAATTGGTGATTTTGGTGGCGGCGGCATTTGCCCTGTGTGTCATGCTTAAATTGCCACCGATTTTGGCGGTGGGTATGATGATGCTTGCGGCCTCACCGGGCGGTGCTACGGCGAATTTATTCAGCTATCTATTCAAGGGTGATGTTGCGCTGAACATCACTCTAACGGCGGTCAATGCCATCATCTCGGCGGTTACTTTTCCGCTCATCGTGAATTTTGCGATTGATTACTTCATCAATGATGGGCAAGCGCTTGGGTTGCAGTTTGGTAAAGTGCTACAAGTTTTTGCGATCATTTTGCTGCCCGTCATCGCTGGTATGCTCATTCGTCATTATCATCAGGCGCTCGCCAGCAGGCTCGAGCGATTCGTGCGAGTATTTGCCATTGTCTTTTTGCTGCTCATCATTGTCGGTGCGGTGGTGGCTGAGCGTGCTAACATCATCAGCTATATTGAGCAGGTTGGGCTTGCGACGGCGTTGTTTTGTATGATGAGTTTGTCGGTGGGGTATTTTGTGCCAAGATGGTTTGGTGTCGCCAATAGGCAGGCAAAGGCGTGTGCGTTTGAGATTGGTATTCACAATAGCACGCTTGCCATGACCATTGCGCTCACCATCATGAATAGTGCAATGATGGCGATTCCTGCGGTGATTTATTCGGCATTCATGTATATTTTTGGTGTGGTGTTTGGGCTTTTGTTGAATAAATTTGCCCCCAGCGACCATACTCATGCAGCTTAA